In the Leishmania donovani BPK282A1 complete genome, chromosome 31 genome, one interval contains:
- a CDS encoding amino acid permease — protein sequence CQVNAQEVLWDLRPEIRTTKSFTLSAFIGMMLCTTLYVLVSVFGYFDFGSKNLLGKSLLLMFNPLEEADIMIAYVAVMIKVCVAYALLTIAARNSLYYWLFRNTSTHCATPPPSR from the coding sequence TGCCAAGTAAACGCGCAGGAGGTTCTGTGGGATTTGCGGCCCGAGATTCGCACGACGAAGAGCTTCACGCTGTCGGCGTTCATTGGGATGATGCTGTGCACCACGCTGTACGTGCTGGTAAGCGTGTTCGGGTACTTCGACTTTGGCAGCAAGAACCTGCTCGGcaagtcgctgctgctcatgttCAACCCGCTCGAGGAGGCCGACATCATGATTGCCTACGTTGCCGTCATGATCAAGGTATGTGTCGCCTACGCGCTACTCACCATTGCGGCGCGCAACTCCCTGTACTACTGGTTATTCCGAAACACATCGACTCACTGCGCTACGCCTCCGCCATCGCGGTGA
- a CDS encoding amino acid permease — MSNRSADSCPHTCRGQQREEHPDHARSSTMTVGAARTAKPTATSQSAGQRSQRQSRSQPRRSGCLGVLQAIRDGVIKAVYVIVPPGGILSGAFNMASSSIGAGILGLPAATDSAGIILAMIFLAVITYFSVFSMYILALASENTRIKTFEGLARWLFPARRYAFSYWAAFVRWFYGFSGCVAYIISVGNCLGPIFTGAAKQHPDNRAIQFLATTQGNRVLTVIVWLFVMLPLVIPKHIDSLRYASAIAVTFMVYFVFVVVAHSCRNGLAETSKHVKLSGNQADDGKLEHNTVFLFR; from the coding sequence ATGTCGAACCGATCAGCCGATAGCTGTCCTCACACCTGTCGAGGGCAACAGCGCGAGGAGCACCCTGATCacgcccgcagcagcacgatgACGGTAggtgcggcgcgcacggccaagccgacggcgacgtcgcagAGTGCAGGGCAGCGCTCTCAACGCCAGTCGcgctcgcagccgcgccgctccGGATGTCTTGGCGTGCTCCAGGCCATCCGTGACGGCGTCATCAAAGCGGTGTACGTGATCGTTCCGCCTGGCGGCATTCTCTCCGGCGCCTTCAACATGGCGAGCTCTTCCATCGGCGCCGGCATCCTTGGCctgccggcggcgaccgACTCAGCAGGCATCATCCTCGCCATGATCTTCCTCGCCGTCATCACGTActtctccgtcttctccatGTACATCCTGGCACTCGCATCGGAGAACACGCGCATCAAGACCTTCGAGGGCTTGGCGCGCTGGCTCTTCCCGGCGAGAAGGTACGCCTTCTCCTACTGGGCCGCGTTCGTCAGATGGTTCTACGGCTTCTCTGGCTGCGTCGCCTACATCATCAGCGTGGGCAACTGCCTTGGTCCCATCTTCACCGGCGCCGCAAAGCAGCACCCTGACAACAGAGCCATCCAGTTCCTCGCCACCACGCAGGGCAACCGCGTGCTCACAGTCATCGTTTGGCTCTTcgtgatgctgccgctggttATTCCGAAACACATCGACTCACTGCGCTACGCCTCCGCCATCGCGGTGACGTTCATGGTGTACTTTGTCTTCGTGGTTGTCGCACACAGCTGCCGTAACGGGCTGGCGGAAACGTCCAAGCACGTGAAGCTGTCCGGCAACCAGGCGGATGACGGCAAGCTGGAGCACAACAccgtctttctttttcgc